In a single window of the Arachis hypogaea cultivar Tifrunner chromosome 6, arahy.Tifrunner.gnm2.J5K5, whole genome shotgun sequence genome:
- the LOC140173658 gene encoding protein FAR1-RELATED SEQUENCE 5-like produces MVNFNGVYSSVYQTKYAGAGSAIEYAVINQAIGDEEVDPEEGMCFGTLEDARAYYYRYAARAGFVVKIRTTGWETINDQRVVVNQALHCNRDRYRTSRVKAPQRRKTMASTNCKARCYLALDKMIGQWRISRVEVSHSHPLNPKLSGMFSANRQLSMHVKDLIQQNDQAGIRPSKMYQALANAVGGPANLTFTEKDVRNYISRRLRISGDETDPKELLKHFSRMKELNPNFFFEIDVDKNHSIRNVFWADARCRAAWEYFGDVVTFDTTYKTNRYDMPFGSFVGFNHHGMSTLLGCTLLRNEDTHMFADRHMWVPVFFKDEFWAGMRSTQRSESMHSVFDKYLNNKSSLLQFVCQYQNCVIDKEQKKLECDAADLRGIIPCVSSSPIEKQFQREYTNSMFRDVQDQFIKKADCDISLINHHGTSIVCEVDQQKMVFDMSVYSRYQVVYCSQSSGVQCDCFMFQSNGILCCHSLAVLLHFRVTAVSLQYILSRWSKNVSQRHTYIRSTIDMDRSDESMTIFRQLCSDFYNIAQDFVATPEVAAILRDAMDSAREKLREHKEFEHQAAHVPSAIYSHTHYECPVSMDELHGPRRVPTRGRPTSTRLGADLEKSIKKRARKIKNTHNHNKVNMRSTPLFTLFVYFKLVEWIISDDVIFQYDLSVKGPNGNAQPSPTNVATSYKDTQPACSEMTDNSAMHSGSFISLLNSFHNAEQLCMCT; encoded by the exons ATGGTTAATTTTAACGGTGTTTACTCTTCTGTGTACCAGACAAAATACGCTGGAGCTGGTTCTGCTATTGAGTATGCA gTCATAAACCAAGCCATTGGTGACGAGGAGGTAGATCCCGAGGAGGGAATGTGCTTCGGCACATTAGAAGATGCGCGTGCATATTACTACCGATATGCGGCTAGGGCTGGATTTGTCGTCAAAATAAGAACCACGGGCTGGGAGACCATAAACGATCAGAGGGTGGTTGTTAATCAAGCTTTGCATTGTAACAGAGATAGATACCGCACATCCCGTGTAAAGGCACcccagagaaggaaaacaatgGCCTCAACAAACTGCAAAGCCCGTTGCTATTTGGCATTAGATAAAATGATAGGGCAGTGGAGAATTTCTCGAGTAGAGGTATCCCACTCACACCCGCTTAATCCGAAGCTATCTGGAATGTTCTCAGCAAACCGTCAGCTAAGTATGCATGTGAAGGACCTGATACAGCAAAATGACCAAGCTGGCATTAGACCGAGTAAGATGTACCAGGCACTAGCCAATGCAGTCGGTGGCCCTGCCAACCTCACCTTTACAGAGAAGGATGTTAGAAATTACATTAGTCGTCGCTTACGCATTTCCGGGGATGAGACGGATCCAAAAGAGTTACTTAAGCACTTCTCACGAATGAAGGAGCTCAATCCAAACTTTTTCTTTGAAATAGATGTGGACAAAAACCATAGcattagaaatgtgttttgggccGATGCTCGGTGTAGAGCTGCATGGGAATATTTTGGTGATGTCGTGACGTTTGACACTACTTACAAGACTAATAG gTACGACATGCCGTTTGGGTCTTTCGTAGGTTTCAACCACCATGGGATGTCTACGCTTCTTGGGTGCACATTATTGCGGAATGAGGACACTC ATATGTTTGCTGACCGACACATGTGGGTGCCAGTATTTTTCAAGGACGAATTCTGGGCTGGCATGAGGAGCACACAGCGTAGTGAGAGCATGCATTCAGTTTTTGATAAGTACTTAAACAATAAGAGCTCTTTGTTGCAATTTGTTTGCCAATACCAAAACTGTGTTATagacaaggagcaaaagaagcttgAGTGTGACGCTGCTGATTTAAGGGGTATTATCCCTTGTGTTTCCAGCTCACCAATAGAGAAGCAGTTCCAGAGAGAATATACAAACTCCATGTTTCGAGACGTTCAGGATCAATTTATAAAAAAGGCCGATTGTGACATCTCCTTAATCAACCATCATGGCACAAGTATAGTTTGTGAAGTTGACCAACAAAAGATGGTGTTTGACATGTCAGTGTACAGCAGATACCAAGTCGTGTATTGCTCGCAGTCATCAGGCGTTCAATGTGATTGCTTTATGTTCCAATCGAATGGTATTCTATGCTGCCACAGTCTTGCTGTTCTTCTACATTTTCGTGTGACAGCAGTGTCCTTACAATACATTCTATCCCGATGGAGTAAGAATGTTAGTCAGAGACACACATACATCAGGAGTACCATTGACATGGACCGTTCTGATGAAAGCATGACAATTTTTAGGCAATTGTGTTCTGATTTTTACAACATCGCTCAGGATTTTGTGGCTACTCCAGAGGTTGCTGCTATATTGCGTGATGCCATGGACAGTGCTCGGGAGAAGCTCAGAGAACACAAGGAATTCGAGCATCAAGCTGCACATGTACCAAGTGCGATTTACTCACATACGCATTATGAGTGTCCCGTTAGCATGGATGAGCTACATGGCCCACGTCGTGTTCCTACGCGAGGTCGTCCAACTTCCACCAGACTTGGGGCAGATCTGGAAAAATCTATTAAAAAGAGGGCACGCAAAATCAAGAACACTCACAATCACAACAAGGTAAATATGAGATCTACCCCGCTTTTCacgttatttgtttattttaagttGGTTGAATGGATAATAAGTGATGATGTTATCTTTCAATATGATTTGTCTGTTAAGGGACCTAATGGTAATGCACAACCATCTCCTACAAATGTGGCAACTTCCTACAAAGATACGCAACCGGCTTGTTCAGAAATGACAGACAATTCGGCTATGCACTCTGGCTCTTTCATATCACTATTGAATTCATTCCATAACGCTGAACAATTGTGTATGTGTACCTAG